GCTAAAATTACGATAAATCCTGAAAAACTTGGCAATGTTCCCGATAAAACAATATTTAATGATATGAACAAAGCCATCACCGAGTTTTTAAATAACCGTAAATGGACCAATGACCAATACCAATTGGTTGAGCGAATTAATTGTACTTTTTTTATTAACCTTACCGAGATGTCGACCGATGTGTTTAAAGCCGAAGTTGATATACAAAGTACCAGACCTATATATAAT
The DNA window shown above is from Bacteroidota bacterium and carries:
- a CDS encoding DUF4835 family protein, with protein sequence MQLFSLLLSLLFYRAATAQELNAKITINPEKLGNVPDKTIFNDMNKAITEFLNNRKWTNDQYQLVERINCTFFINLTEMSTDVFKAEVDIQSTRPIYN